Proteins encoded in a region of the Populus nigra chromosome 3, ddPopNigr1.1, whole genome shotgun sequence genome:
- the LOC133689333 gene encoding acetylglutamate kinase, chloroplastic-like produces MKMAKALNLSPSPSTSTLSLSSSSKYSNLLKTPTTLSFPFSHHSHSLTIKSSAAAAAAATIPTPTTSANQFRVDILSESLPYIQKFRGKTIVVKYGGAAMKQPELKASVVSDLVLLSCVGLRPVLVHGGGPEINHWLKLLNIEPLFHEGLRVTDAKTMEIVSMVLVGKVNKDLVSLINKAGATAVGLSGMDGRLLMAKPTSKSAQLGFVGEVARVDPTILQPLVNNGHIPVIASVAADELGQSYNINADTVAGEVAAALGAEKLILLTDVAGILENKDDPGSLLKEIDIKGVKKLIDEKKVAGGMIPKVNCCVASLSQGVRTASIIDGRVQHSLLHEIMSEEGIGTMITG; encoded by the coding sequence ATGAAGATGGCCAAAGCCTTGAATTTATCACCATCACCCTCAACATCCactctttccctctcttcttcttcaaaatacTCTAATCTCCTCAAAACCCCAACTACCCTTTCCTTCCCTTTCTCCCACCACTCCCACTCTCTCACCATCAAATcctccgccgccgccgccgccgccgccaccaTCCCAACTCCCACCACTTCTGCCAACCAATTCCGAGTAGATATACTATCAGAATCCCTACCTTACATCCAGAAATTCAGGGGCAAAACCATTGTCGTCAAATACGGCGGCGCTGCCATGAAACAACCTGAACTCAAAGCCTCTGTTGTAAGCGACCTTGTCCTCCTCTCTTGTGTTGGTCTCCGCCCTGTTTTAGTCCACGGTGGTGGCCCAGAAATCAACCACTGGCTAAAACTCCTCAACATTGAGCCTCTCTTCCATGAGGGTCTCCGCGTTACTGATGCCAAGACTATGGAGATTGTTTCTATGGTATTGGTGGGTAAGGTTAATAAAGACCTTGTTTCTTTGATCAATAAGGCTGGTGCCACCGCGGTTGGCCTTTCTGGGATGGATGGCCGCCTTCTTATGGCCAAACCAACTTCCAAATCTGCCCAGTTGGGGTTTGTTGGCGAGGTTGCACGCGTAGACCCCACTATTTTGCAGCCTCTTGTTAATAATGGGCATATACCAGTGATTGCATCCGTGGCGGCGGATGAGTTGGGCCAGTCTTATAACATCAATGCTGACACTGTGGCAGGGGAGGTGGCGGCTGCATTGGGGGCCGAGAAGCTGATATTGTTGACGGATGTGGCCGGGATACTTGAAAACAAGGATGATCCAGGGAGTTTGCTGAAGGAGATTGATATAAAGGGAGTGAAGAAATTGATTGATGAGAAGAAAGTGGCTGGTGGGATGATACCGAAAGTGAATTGTTGTGTGGCATCACTTAGTCAAGGTGTTAGAACTGCTAGTATTATTGATGGAAGAGTACAACATTCTTTGCTTCATGAGATTATGTCTGAAGAAGGCATTGGTACTATGATTACTGGCTAG